Proteins encoded within one genomic window of Pygocentrus nattereri isolate fPygNat1 chromosome 11, fPygNat1.pri, whole genome shotgun sequence:
- the spi1a gene encoding transcription factor PU.1a: MQCSLSNWKTEISAAGSACLRSPSYRMEGCVISPSSEEMIAYDQVCRPPYDFYPYLSSDPDGHFESSWDYHTVHAHQSELEVPQSNYLTELHPAPHCCVGLESYHPTLDSGLGPLLPGVPPQFAYVSHPLYQRSTPGHCSTDDEDAVGRSPPFEVSEGEEDHEDQHASTSSTMTGNKRKMRLYQFLLELLRDGDMKDCIWWVDRERGTFQFSSKHKEALASRWGMQKGNRKRMTYQKMARALRNYGKTGEVKKVKKKLTYQFSSEVLRRMSAERKYH; this comes from the exons ATGCAATGTTCTCTGAGTAACTGGAAAACAGAGATAAGTGCAGCGGGCAGTGCATGTCTGAGAAGTCCATCTTACAGAATGGAGGGCTGTGTCATTTCACCT TCATCAGAAGAGATGATTGCGTATGATCAAGTTTGTCGGCCACCATATGACTTTTATCCGTACCTGTCCAGTGATCCAGATGGTCATTTTG AGAGTAGCTGGGACTACCACACTGTTCATGCTCACCAGAGTGAGCTGGAGGTCCCTCAGAGTAATTACTTAACAGAACTGCATCCTGCCCCACATTGCTGTGTTGGTCTGGAGTCATACCACCCCACTCTGGATTCAGGCCTAGGGCCACTTCTGCCTGGGGTTCCTCCTCAG TTTGCGTACGTCTCTCACCCGCTGTACCAGCGCTCCACTCCTGGCCACTGCAGCACAGACGATGAGGATGCAGTGGGACGCAGCCCGCCCTTTGAGGTGTCTGAGGGGGAAGAGGACCATGAGGATCAGCACGCAAGCACCTCCAGCACCATGACAG gcaacaaaagaaaaatgcgCCTCTATCAGTTCCTCTTGGAACTACTAAGAGATGGGGATATGAAAGACTGCATTTGGTgggtggacagagagagaggcacctTTCAGTTCTCTTCCAAACACAAGGAGGCTCTAGCCAGCCGCTGGGGGATGCAGAAGGGCAACCGGAAAAGAATGACCTACCAGAAGATGGCCAGGGCCCTACGCAACTACGGCAAGACGGGAGAGGTCAAAAAGGTCAAGAAGAAACTGACATACCAGTTCAGCAGTGAGGTGCTGAGGAGGATGTCAGCAGAGAGGAAGTATCactaa